CCGAAGAAGGATGAAATGACCACGCCTGTGTAATAGATAAATTTTTGTATGATAAGGCTGCTGTGTCTGCTCATGCTTAGCCCTTCAGCGGTCCTTTTCCTGAAGACATATGCAAAATACCTGGTGATGGCTATGCCGAGAAGGAATATCATCAGTCCAAAAGAAAACTTGCCAACTGTTACCGGGTATTCACCCACATGCCAGAGCTCGGTCTCCTTGATCCTTGAAAAATTGTTTCCCCAGAAGAAGTTCAGCTTATCTTTGTTGCCTTGTGTTCCTGTGATGCGCATAGATTCTTTCCGGAGATCATAATACTGGCTCCTTATCATTCCCAGGTCCACAAGGTATGAAAGATATCTTTTTTGTCTGATGGCAAGGTTTTCAAGGAATTTGTCCCTTTTCAGCGCGTCCCCTTCCGTTATAAGGTGGCTCTCGCCGCCGAACCTTCTCTGGACAGCCTGTTCTGTCTCCCTGATCGTCTGTATTGCATCTACGCACAGGGTGATGTTCGCATTTATGTCATCAATGTAGTCATTTGTTTTAGAGATGATAATTTTTTGTCTCGACAGATCAAGGTTTCCTTCGAGTAGATCCTGCATACCCCTCCAGACTGACCTGAGCGATGTCAATTTTTCGATTACTTCCAGGATCATCAGTATTTCGTCCCTGACCAGCTGTTTCTCATTTGAGATCCAAAATCTTGTAAAAGTGGTTATCTCCGTTGACTCATCACTGAATTCACCTGCAGGATCTATCTTTTTTTCAAGCACGGAGATAGTATCGTAAAGAGATTCGGTTTTTTTTAATACTATGGAGTTAAGGAAGGCAAAATCTTCGCTGCTGAACTTGATATTCTTCCTTATGTTCTCAAGCATTGGCCCGATGACGGCTATCTTTTCCTCTGTGTCTTTCAGCTCTTTTTCGGCGAGCGACAAAGTAGCAGTATTAAGTGTATTTACTGCGGTACATTCTTCTAACTTTGCCAGTATCTCCATCATGCGCCAGCTGTTGCTCAGGTTGTTTCCGCTGATTCTTGAGAGCTGGTCGTTTATCAGGCGGAACTTTTTTTCTGCCTCATCCCTCTCTCTATCGTTCCTCAGGATCGCGGCTTTGGCATTGTCTATCAGGAGTTTATACCTGTCTGCTTCGTTAAGGTAGTTTTCCACGTCCTCGAGGAAGTCGAGGTAGAGGAGGAATGAGTATGGAGGTTTTTTTTCGGACAGTTCTTCGAGTCTGCCCTCTTCAAGGATAAACTGTGAAGGCGAGGTGCCCTGTTTCTGAAGGAAATAGATCCTGTGGTATAAATATATGTTGTTTTCAAGCATCATCTCGTAGTTTATGACCTGCGAGACCGGGATGCTGTACTGTCTGGCAAGCCCCTCTTCCAGATCCTGTATTTTAAGGATTTCGGCCCTGAGGGTTTTTATCCTCTCCAGAGGCTGTGACTGGTAATCGACGATATCCCTTTTAACATCGGCGAGGGTCTCGGCGTTTGATAAAGGCGAAAAGATGAGAAGCAGTAAAAATGCAAGAAAAAAAGATGAAAGGAAAATTATTGATCTTATGGCCCTCTTTCTCACGAAAGTTCCCCCCACGGTTACAGCTTTTGGGTACCATATACAGTGCTATTCTACATTAATTATCCAAACTTTCCCATCGTCTTTCCCGGTTGACCTTTGCTTCAGATCTTCTGATCGATGCACCAATGATACAAATATATCACTTTATGTCAATTGTGTAGGTCTGGCCCCAACATGAACATGACGACAGCTTTCACTGTCTTTGCTAAAAAAATGAGCAGGGGAAAAAGGATCCCTTTCGAAGTATCCGTTGATCCCTTTTACTCTGAGAGCAACATGGCGCGCATAAAAGAATCCATAGCGCAGTTGAACGAAGGGCAGACAGTAACCAAAACAATGGAGGAACTAGAGGCCCTGGCCGGTGCGTAAACTTACCTTCACACTCTACGCATGGGAAGACTACCTCTACTGGCAGATCCAGGATAAAAAGACCTTAAAACGGATCAATACGCTGCTTAAACCCAAACTTTTACACCGGTTGAGATAAAAACATTCAGATCAGTATTTATTATACCGACCCCTGGGTCAGATCCAAACCGGCGGTTTCGGTCATTTTTTATCCCGGCATTGAAAGCCTGTTCAGTTGACGCTGCGTTAGATATTGTTTGAAGCTTCTTTAAAAATCCAAGATCAAAACAATAAAATCAGTCTTTGCAGACCCAATTTAGATTCTTACACAAAAGCTGACTTTATCTCCCCCGTGTTTTGGCCCCCCAACTACCGAGTAATCCCAGGCAGTTGAAGTTAAAAATGTTTTCCCAACCTATTCCCCCCCAGCGGAGGCTGTCTCCGCCCGGAATATATAGCTTTTCGACATAAAGTGATATATTTGTATCATTGGTGCAGTGATCAGAAGATCTGTAGTACAGAAAAAGAACACTGACAGAGGAGGCTCGAATAATGCAAGATAAAAAAGCATGGCTGAGATCCCTGATCGTTGATTTCTTAGAAACAGATGTAAATCGCATGGGCGGTAATTTTGGCGACGAAAAAATGTGGGATACCCCTCTTATAGGTTTTGCCTCCGGCGCAGATGATATTTTCAACAAATACAAATCACCTGAAATCTGTGGAATAGAACATTGGACGCCGGCAGAAGCTTTCGCAAAGGCTTATCCGGAAAGTAAATTCACGTCTGATGAGTTAACCATTGTTAGCTGGGTGCTGCCGCAAACGGAGAAAACCAAGGCATCTCTCAGGGCTGAGACGCATTGGCCTTCCGAACGCTGGTCACGATCAAGGATTTTTGGAGAACTGATCAATAAAGCGTTACGGGAGCACATGGCAGCAACCCTCCGAGAAGCGAACTATGAAGTGATGTCGCCTGTGCTTCACCCTGAATGGACAACGCTGGAAAATCCCAGGCAAATAATCACTTCCAAATGGTCAGAACGGCATATTGCCCATGCTGCCGGACTCGGCACTTTTGGATTTTGCGATGCCTTGATCACTCCTGTCGGCAAAGCGCACAGACTTGGCTCGATAATAATCAAACTCAGGGTGGAGCCGGATAAACGTCCATATACGGATATTCACGAATATTGTCTTTATTATACTAAGGGAACCTGCCTGGCGTGTGTGGGGCGGTGCACACCGGGGGCTTTGACCAAAGACGGGCACGATAAAATGAAATGCCGCGCCTTTTTGCAAGGTCCTTCGGCTGATTACAATAAAGAGAAGTTTGGACTGGATGGCTATGGTTGCGGAATGTGCCAGACGGCTGTGCCTTGTGAGAACGGTATCCCAAAGTAATATACAACATGAAGCGGGAAAGAGAGCCGAGCGAGAATGAACAGGATGCTGATAGGTCGTTGAAAAAAGGAGCATAAGCAAACGGAAGCCGCTAAAATATTTCAACTAAAAACTCGTTGGTTCCAAACAATGGGGGATACAATAAAACAGGCGTAATATATACCATTAAAGACTTATGTAACAAGGAGGATGATAGATATGGACAAGATAGCGCTTGTGACAGGCTCTACAAACAACATAGGGAAGGCCATAGCAGAAGTATTGGCAGGAAAAGGATATCATGTGATCATAACTTCCAGGAATGAGGATGAAGCACGGGCTGTTTCAGAGAATCTGCCCAAGAAAGGTTCTTATTTCAGGGTGGATTATTCTGATGCGAGTTCCATTGAAAGCTTGTTCTCCTTTATAAGGGACCGATTCAACAGGCTCGATGTCCTTGTCAACAATGTTGCCTACACAAAAAACGAATCGATTTTTGATTGTGACTTAACTACCTGGGAGTATACCATCAATACAAACCTCAGAAGCTACTACCTCTGTACAAAATTGGCCTCTGAGATCATGAAACCTCAGGGAGGCGGTTCAATAGTTAACATCACTGTCTCCAGTTCAAGGGGGGCAAAGGATAAATTTTCCTACATGGTGTCCAAGGGAGGGGTAAATTACCTTACCATGTGCGCAGCAATAGATCTTGCCCCTTTCAATATCAGGGTAAATGCAGTGGGCTCAGGGCTTATAGGTACGCCTGTCGGTTATAGGGAGTATGTAAATAGGCCTTATGAGAGCGAGAAGATACCCAAAGGCCATATCGGTGAACCTGTAGATGTGGCAGAGGCCGTGGCGTTTCTTGTATCAGACAAGGCTAAATATATCGTTGGGGCACTTTTGCCGGTAGATGGCGGGCTTAACATATCAATGTGAAGGACAGTTAATGTGGTCGTGAATATCCAACGGTTAGACTGGAGATAACTGTTGGGAACTATGGATCATGGCTGCAAAGATGGTTTTAGGGACAATTAGGAAGATATAGGCATAGGGAAATACGGAGGGGTCGGACATACACAATTGACTGCCTGTCGCGTACCGAAAGCAGAATATACGCCACATTATGGGGTTGACTTCATCATAAGGAAGGTAAGAGGATGAGTATCCGGGAACATCTGTTGCTTGCCGATCCAGCTGCGGTCGTCGAACGTATCACAACGTTCCTGATAGATCAGGTGCGCGGGCAGAACCGTGATGGAGCGATCCTCGGCCTAAGTGGCGGTGTCGACTCGGCGCTGGACGCATTCCTTGCAGTCAAAGCGCTGGGTCCCTCCCGGGTCTCCCTGCTCTTCCTGCCCGAACGGGACAGCAGTCCGCAAAGCAGAGCAGACGCGGTCCGCGTGGCGACCATCCTCGGCGTTCCGTTGCAGATCGTCAGCATCACACCGCTTCTGCGGGCAGTGGGCGCGTACCGCCTGGAGCCGCCTGCCCGTTTTATTCCACGCACCTTTCAGGAACGGTATGTCGTACAGCGCTATCGCGCGCTGCAGGAAGGCCAGCCTTCCACGTTCCTGCGGACGCTCCGTGGCGGCGACGGGGTCGAGGAACTGCGCCGAAGCAATGCCTACCTGCATATCAAGCACCGCCTGCGCATGGTCATGTGGTACTACTGGGGGGAACTGCGTAATCAGATGATCGTTGGCAACTGCAACCTGACGGAGAAGATGACCGGCTATTTTATCCGCTACGGAGACAGCGGCTCCGATGTCGATCTTATCGCCGGCCTCTACAAGACGCAGGTCTGGCAGCTGGCCAGTTTCGTCGGGGTCCCCGAGGAGATCGTCCGGAAAGCTCCTTCGCCCGACATAGCTCCGGGCATGACCGATGAATTCGCGCTGCAGATGCGCTACGAGGTGCTGGACCAGATCCTGTGGGGGCTTGCGCATGCCGTGGATCCAGTGGTCATCGAGGACGAGACGGGAGCAACAGCACAGCAACTTGCCTACGTGCAGGAACTTGTGCGCCTGTCGGCTCCGATGCGGACACTG
This genomic window from Synergistaceae bacterium contains:
- a CDS encoding mechanosensitive ion channel, with protein sequence MRKRAIRSIIFLSSFFLAFLLLLIFSPLSNAETLADVKRDIVDYQSQPLERIKTLRAEILKIQDLEEGLARQYSIPVSQVINYEMMLENNIYLYHRIYFLQKQGTSPSQFILEEGRLEELSEKKPPYSFLLYLDFLEDVENYLNEADRYKLLIDNAKAAILRNDRERDEAEKKFRLINDQLSRISGNNLSNSWRMMEILAKLEECTAVNTLNTATLSLAEKELKDTEEKIAVIGPMLENIRKNIKFSSEDFAFLNSIVLKKTESLYDTISVLEKKIDPAGEFSDESTEITTFTRFWISNEKQLVRDEILMILEVIEKLTSLRSVWRGMQDLLEGNLDLSRQKIIISKTNDYIDDINANITLCVDAIQTIRETEQAVQRRFGGESHLITEGDALKRDKFLENLAIRQKRYLSYLVDLGMIRSQYYDLRKESMRITGTQGNKDKLNFFWGNNFSRIKETELWHVGEYPVTVGKFSFGLMIFLLGIAITRYFAYVFRKRTAEGLSMSRHSSLIIQKFIYYTGVVISSFFGLWSLHIPITAFAFLGGAVAIAVGFGAQKYTGDMFSGMILLFQKKVRIGDEVIIADRRGIVEEITLQNTVVRCEQSNHLIIPNSKVLDGAIVNLTLNNSFTRAEVNISVAYDTDIEQAMSIMREILSKDKNVLKSPPYKILFEDFGESALNLTAQFFVDIKENFERDVKSSIRHKILTEFNSAKIEIPFPQRDINIKKRTPGPDLHN
- a CDS encoding type II toxin-antitoxin system YoeB family toxin gives rise to the protein MRKLTFTLYAWEDYLYWQIQDKKTLKRINTLLKPKLLHRLR
- a CDS encoding SDR family oxidoreductase, with protein sequence MDKIALVTGSTNNIGKAIAEVLAGKGYHVIITSRNEDEARAVSENLPKKGSYFRVDYSDASSIESLFSFIRDRFNRLDVLVNNVAYTKNESIFDCDLTTWEYTINTNLRSYYLCTKLASEIMKPQGGGSIVNITVSSSRGAKDKFSYMVSKGGVNYLTMCAAIDLAPFNIRVNAVGSGLIGTPVGYREYVNRPYESEKIPKGHIGEPVDVAEAVAFLVSDKAKYIVGALLPVDGGLNISM
- the nadE gene encoding NAD(+) synthase; the protein is MSIREHLLLADPAAVVERITTFLIDQVRGQNRDGAILGLSGGVDSALDAFLAVKALGPSRVSLLFLPERDSSPQSRADAVRVATILGVPLQIVSITPLLRAVGAYRLEPPARFIPRTFQERYVVQRYRALQEGQPSTFLRTLRGGDGVEELRRSNAYLHIKHRLRMVMWYYWGELRNQMIVGNCNLTEKMTGYFIRYGDSGSDVDLIAGLYKTQVWQLASFVGVPEEIVRKAPSPDIAPGMTDEFALQMRYEVLDQILWGLAHAVDPVVIEDETGATAQQLAYVQELVRLSAPMRTLPPSPDLTDLVS